Part of the Streptococcus ilei genome is shown below.
GGATTAATGTTTCCTAGTTATAGAACTCTGTTGTTTTGAATGGACCCAAATACCTTCAATAATTTGAGTACTCAGCATTCTCTATTCCCCGTAGCCATTTATTGTTTTTTTAAGCTTTTATTGTTACAATATCCATATAGACAAAAAGACTGGATTTCCAGCCTTTTTAATTGTTTTAAAGAAAGGTTTTTTATGAAACGCAAATCGATTTTGTTTCTATTTTTATTCTTGCTCTCGATTGGTCTGGCCTATGAGACGCAGTCTATCACAGCTGGTTGGATGACTGGATCCCAGTATGGGATCATTGGTATCTCTGTCCTCTTGCTTCTAGTATACGCGATTCCTGCTGTTTGGGCTCTCTTTCATTTCGCGAAGAAGTGGAAGTTGTCCTGGATTCCGGTTCTTTTTTCTCTCCTAGGTGGGGGCTTTATCGCAGGTTGGTTATCTAGTTTTGCCAATACCTATTTCCATGAGATGATTCAAGCGGTAGCGCCAAATAGCGATTTTTGGAACCAGTATGAGAGTGCCATCGCAGGACCACTCTTTGAGGAACCCTTCAAGTTGATTCCGATCTTCTTTGTCCTCTACTTGTTCAATGTACGTAGGATCAAATCCATCTTCCTTTTAGCGATTGCATCTGGTCTTGGTTTCCAGATTGTGGAGGACTTTGCCTATATCCGTCAAGACATGCCAGAAGGCTTCTCATACGCAGTATCTGGTATCCTAGGTCGGATTATGAATGGGGTCGTATCACACTGGGTCTACACAGCCCTCTTCATGGTGGGTCTCTACTTGATCCTTCAAGCGACAAAAGGTCGCAAGGAGTTGATGCTGACGGGTTGGTTCTATTTTATTTCTGGCTTTGGCCTTCACTTTGTCGGCAATTCACCATTTGGCCAAATCGAGACAGAACTCCCTCTCGCCATTCCATTCTTGACAGCAGTAGGACTCTTCTTGATTTATCAAGCCTACCTCACTGTCCAAAGTCTGGACCAAGGAAATTAATAATAGAAAAATCGTATGTTGCAACATACGATTTTTTTTTAGGTTATTTTCCAAGACAGAATTGACTGAAGAGTTGGGTGATGAGCTCGTCTGGTGCAGCATCTCCTGTGATTTCTCCGAGAATTTCCCAAGTGCGGGTCAGATCGACTTGAAGCAGGTCCACTGGCATGCCCATAGCCAGGCCTTCGTTAACTGCTTGGAGGCTTTCAACGGCTTTCTCAATGAGAGAGATGTGGCGGGCATTGGAGAGGTAAGTAGCATCTTGCTCTACTAAGCCAGCATTTTCAAAGAAGAGGGCATTAATACGGTCTTCGATTTGATCGATATTTTGATTTTTCAGAACCGAAATCTTGATGTAATCTTCTGGCAGTTGGTCGATTTCAATCTTCTCTGGGAGATCGACCTTGTTGAGGAGAATGATGCGGTTGCTGTCTTGTGAGATCTCAAGGAGCTGCCGGTCTTGATCAGTCAGAGGCTCGCTAGCATTGAGAACCAGGAGGACCAGATCAGCTTCTTTGAGGGCTTTCCGAGAGCGTTCCACACCAATGCGTTCGACGATATCCTCTGTCTCCCGGATACCGGCTGTATCGACCAGCTTGAGGGGAACACCATTGATATTGACGTATTCCTCGATGACGTCACGGGTCGTCCCTTCGATATCGGTCACGATGGCTTTTTCCTCGCGCAGGAGGTTGTTCAGAAGGCTAGACTTGCCGACATTTGGTCGCCCGATGATAGCAGTAGAAATCCCCTCGCGAAGAATCTTACCACGGCGAGCTGTCTTGAGGAGGTTGGTCAAGAGGGCTTCAAACTCAGTGGTCTTTTCGCGGATGATCTCAGTGGTTGCTTCCTCGACATCGTCGTACTCAGGATAGTCGATGTTGACTTCGACCTGAGCCAGAGTATTGAGGATCTCTTGGCGCGTGTTGTTGATGAGATCAGATAGGGATCCATCCAACTGTTTGACTGCGATATTCATAGCCTTGTCGGTCTTGGCGCGGATAATATCCATGACCGCCTCAGCCTGGGTCAAATCGACACGACCATTCAAGAAGGCCCGCTTGGTAAATTCACCAGGCTCAGCTAATCGAGCGCCTTCGCGAATCACCAATTGCAGGATTTCGTTGGTCACCGCAATCCCACCGTGGGTATTGATCTCGATGATATCTTCTCGAGTGAAGGTCTTAGGAGAGCGCATAGCACCGACCATGACTTCATCCAGAATCTCATCCTTATCTGGATCTACGATGTGGCCGTAGTTGAGGGTGTGGCTGGCCACGTTGCTTAAATCTTTTCCTTTAAAGATCTTTTGTGCAATTTTAAAGCTGTCTGTCCCGCTTAGGCGGACAATCCCGATTGCTCCCTCACCGAGTGGCGTCGAGATAGCAGCGATGGTATCAAATTCTCTAGTAATCATCTATCTTCTCTTTTCCTGTGTATTCTCTTCTATTCTATCGTAAACTGGCAAGAGGGGCAAGACATTGCTTTTAGAAGGAGGAGTTGAAAAGGTTTTCAGTTAAGTAGTGAAATCTGTCCGCCAATATGCTATACTAAACATGAATAGAAATGGAGGTCTAAGATGGTAAACCTAAAAGAACAGGTTGGCATTAAGGCGGCTGAGTTTGTTAAAGACGGCATGATTGTCGGTCTTGGTACAGGGTCAACTGCTTATTATTTTGTGGCTGAATTGGGGCGTCGCATCAAGGAAGAAGGATTGAAGATTACAGCTGTTACGACTTCAAGCGTGACCTATGAGCAGGCAGAAGGCTTGGGAATTCCGCTAAAAGCGATTGACGATGTAGAAGTGGTTGACTTAACTGTAGATGGTGCGGATGAAGTAGACCTAGCTTTGAATGGGATCAAAGGTGGAGGCGGTGCCCTCTTGATGGAGAAAATTGTTGCAACCAACTCAAAAGACTGCATCTGGATTGTCGATGAGTCAAAACAAGTGGAAACGCTTGGTGCCTTTAAACTGCCAGTAGAAGTCGTTCAATACGGAGCAGAGAATCTTTTCCGTCATTTTGAGAAGAAGGGCTATTCTCCAGCTTATCGTGAAAAGGATGGTCAACGCTTTGTCACCGACCAAGGCAACTATATCATTGACTTGGATCTCAAGGTGATTCAGGATGCGGAAGCTCTGGCCAATGAACTGGATCACACCGTAGGGGTTGTAGAGCACGGTTTGTTCTTGAACATGATTTCAAAAGTGATCGTAGGGACACCAGAAGGCCCTGTCATCATCGAAAAATGGGTTTCTCTAGAGAGGGGCCGGGTTTAAAACGGCTCTCTTCTTATAGGGAAGTGGTATAATATAGCTAGTTTAATAAAGGAAAGAGGCAGTTTATGTCAAAATTTAATCGTATTCACTTGGTGGTACTAGATTCTGTAGGGATCGGAGCAGCTCCAGATGCTAATAACTTTGTCAATGCTGGTGTGCCTGACGGCGCATCTGACACACTTGGACACATCTCAAAAGCAGTTGGTTTGAATGTGCCAAACATGGCAAAACTTGGTCTTGGAAATATTCCGCGTGAACAAGCCTTGAAGACTGTTCCAGCTGAGAGCAATCCAACTGGTTACGCTACGAAGTTAGAAGAAGTCTCTCTTGGAAAAGATACCATGACAGGTCACTGGGAAATCATGGGTCTTAATATTACAGAACCCTTTGATACTTTCTGGAATGGATTCCCAGAAGAAATCTTGACAAAAATCGAAGAATTCTCAGGTCGCAAGGTCATCCGCGAAGCCAACAAACCTTATTCTGGTACAGCTGTTATCGATGACTTCGGACCACGCCAAATGGAAACTGGCGAGTTGATCATCTATACATCAGCTGACCCTGTTCTTCAAATCGCAGCGCACGAAGACATCATTCCTTTGGATGAACTTTACCGTATCTGCGAATATGCTCGTTCCATCACTTTGGAACGTCCAGCTCTTCTCGGTCGGATCATTGCTCGTCCTTACGTTGGTGAGCCTGGAAACTTCACTCGTACGGCTAACCGTCGTGACTTGGCTGTTTCACCATTTGCTCCAACTGTTTTGGACAAATTGAACGAAGCTGGTATCGATACCTATGCAGTTGGTAAGATCAACGATATCTTCAACGGTGCTGGTATCAACCACGATATGGGCCACAACAAATCAAACAGCCACGGTATTGACAACTTGATCAAAGCTATGAAATCAGAAGACTTTAAACATGGTTTCTCATTCACTAACTTGGTGGACTTTGATGCTCTTTACGGTCACCGTCGTGATCCACATGGTTACCGTGATTGCTTGCATGAGTTCGATGAGCGCTTGCCAGAAATCATCGCTGCAATGAAAGAAGACGATCTCTTGATGATTACGGCTGACCATGGTAACGACCCAACATACGCTGGTACTGATCATACTCGTGAATACATCCCATTCTTGGCTTACAGCCCATCTTTCAAAGGTAGCGGCTTGATTCCAGTTGGTCACTTTGCGGATATCTCAGCTACTGTGGCGGACAACTTTGGTGTTGAGAAAGCCATGATCGGAGAAAGCTTCTTAGATAAATTGGTTTAAGATGATGCGCTTTGCTCTCCTCGTAAGAGGAATCAATGTTGGCGGCAAAAACAAGGTGGTCATGGCTCAACTTCGTCAAGAATTGACGGAGCTGGGATTGGAACAAGTGGAAACCTACATCAACAGTGGCAATATCTTCTTTACGACAGGTCTTTCTCGATCTCAGTTATTAGAGTGCCTGTCGACCTTCTTTGAAACACATTATCCCTTTATTGAACGCTTTTCTCTGCTGAGTCGAAAAGACTATGAAGCAGAATGTGCAAACTTACCGCAATGGTGGACAGAAGAGATGGCTCGCAAGGATGTGCTCTTTTACACCGAGGGCTTGGATAGGGAATCCCTAGAAGAGAAGTTGCTTGCTTTGAAGCTAGGGGATGAAGTGCTCCACTTTGGCAAGCTAGCTGTTTTCTGGGGGAAATTCTCAGAAGCAAGCTACGCTAAAACCGCCTACCACAAACATCTGATGAAGATGCCTTTCTATCGTGAGATCACTATTCGCAACGCTAACACCTTTGACAAAATTGGTAGATTACTTAAGAAATAAAAGGAGAAACACAATGACATTTTTAGATAAAATCAATGAAACAGCTGCTTTTTTGAAAGGCAAGGGAGTAGAAGCGCCTGAGTTTGGTCTAATCCTTGGTTCAGGTCTTGGTGAACTTGCTGAAGAAATCGAAAATGCTGTCGTAGTAGACTACTCTGACATTCCAAACTGGGGTCAATCAACAGTGGTCGGACACGCTGGTAAATTGGTTTATGGTGATCTTGCTGGACGTAAGGTATTGGCGCTTCAAGGTCGTTTCCACTTCTACGAAGGAAACCCATTGGAAGTGGTGACTTTCCCAGTTCGTGTCATGAAAGTGTTAGGATGTGAAGGGGTTCTTGTAACCAACGCTGCAGGTGGTATCGGCTTCGGTCCTGGTACCTTGATGGCTATCACTGACCACATCAACATGACAGGTCAAAACCCATTAATCGGTGAAAACTTGGATGACTTTGGTCCTCGTTTCCCTGATATGTCGAAAGCTTACACTCCAGCCTACCGCGAAATCGCCCACAAAGTAGCTGACAAACTTGGCATCAAATTGGATGATGGAGTTTATATTGGTGTGACAGGTCCTACCTACGAAACTCCAGCTGAAATCCGTGCGTACAAGACACTTGGCGCTGATGCTGTAGGTATGTCAACCGTTCCTGAAGTCATCATTGCGGCTCACTCTGGCTTGAAGGTTCTTGGGATTTCATGTATTACCAACTTTGCGGCTGGTTTCCAAGAAGAGCTCAACCATGAAGAAGTGGTAGAAGTCACTGAGCGCGTTAAAGGAGACTTCAAAGGCTTGCTGAAAGCGATTCTTGCTGAATTGTAAAAAACATGGAAAGAATTGTGATATCTATTCAAGCAATTCCCTATAAAATGAAAATGGTCCTAGCAACTTGTCTGCTAGGGCTTGTTTCGGGTTTAGCGGGTATTTTTCTTCATTTCCTTTTAGAATTAGTGGAGGGATTGGCCTTTGGTCAATCAGAGCATCAGTCTAACTTTTTGACGGATGGAGTTCCTCCTTATCGGATAGGTATCAGTTTACTAATTGTAGGTCTTGCCTCGGCCTTAGTCTGGTATTTCTTGCAACGAAAGGGGAAGCTCCTCTCCATCAAGGGTCAGATGAAGGAGGAGGATGCTCGTCCCACCCTTCATTTCTGGAAACAGTTGCTCCATTCTAGCTGGCAAATCGTTGCCGTAGGAGCTGGGGCCCCTATTGGAAAAGAAGGAGCGCCCCGGGAGATTGGCGCCTTGTTGGCAGGGCCTCTTGCGGAAGGTTTTGACCTATCTCTGACAGATCGTATTTTCCTAATCGCTTGTGGGGCGGGAGCAGGATTGGCTGCGGTTTACCAAGTCCCATTAACGAGTGTGTTTTTTATATTTGAAACCTTAGGCATTGCATTTTCACTTAAACGCTTTGTCCTAGCTGGGGTCACGACCTATTTAGCTGCTTTTGTAGCAGGTTGGGTGATTTCAGATCATGCACTCTACAAGATGCCGGTTCCGACTTGGTCACTACAGGTATTGTGGGTAATGCCGATATTAGTCTTGGTCTTAACACCCCTAGCTTATGGATTTGCGCGCTTGACCAAGCAAACCACTGCTCATCGGATCAAAGACCAGCGTATTTTCCTGACTCTTCCACTGGCATTTCTTTTTTTGCTGTCCTAGCTCAGAAACTCCCACACCTTCTTGGCAATGGACGAATGGTAGCTCAGGAGGTTATCAATGGCATTCCATGGAAGACGGCATTAGTCTTATTTGTCCTAAAAGCACTCGTCGTTTTGCTTACTCTTTGGGCGGGAGCTTACGGAGGGACTCTGACACCTTCCTTTGCACTGGGAATGGCAGGAGCGTCACTTATAACTCTAGCTTTTGGATTTGAGGGTCTATCTACCCTACTACTGATTGGCGCTGTTTGCTTTTTGACCGTGACCCTAAATGCTCCCTTTTCTGCTACAGGGCTAGTAATCGGCTTTACGGGTCAAGGGCTAGAAGCTATGCCTTACCTTTTACTAACAGCCGTTCTTACTTATGGCTTGACCCAGAGGTTGGATCGTCTGATGGGGAGAAAATGAAAGGAGTCTCCAAGTAGATAAGATACAGTAGTCTTTTATGCAGGTAATTTAACCTACAAGCTAGATGAATCCTATCTTCTTATGGTATAATTTAAGTAGGCATAAAGGAAACAGGCTCATTCGGGTTAAGAATAACCCTCTTTTTGGTGCCTGCCCTCTATTATGAAAACAGAAAGCATGAAACCTGTGTTCAAATTTGAGTACAAGTGGAAAGCTTTTCTAAACAAAAAATACACACAGAAAGGAAGGGTTAACCGTATTCACTGAACTGAATACGGGCGGAGAACTGTGCAAAAAAGATAAACTGCCTAGCATCTACGATGCGTCGTCAGTTTCCTATTTTTCCTTTGTTCTCTGTCGCCCTTTATATCTTAAACATGTCTATCCATATTGCTGCTAAGCAGGGTGAAATTGCTGATAAAATTCTCCTTCCTGGAGATCCTCTTCGTGCGAAATTTATCGCTGAGAACTTTTTAGAAGACGCTGTTTGCTTCAACGAAGTTCGGAACATGTTTGGTTACACGGGTACCTACAAGGGTCATCGTGTATCTGTCATGGGGACTGGAATGGGGATGCCATCCATCTCTATCTATGCGCGTGAGTTGATCGTAGACTACGGTGTGAAGAAATTGATCCGTGTGGGTACCGCTGGTTCTTTAAATGGCGATGTCCATGTCCGTGAATTGGTCTTGGCCCAAGCAGCAGCTACCAACTCAAACATTATCCGCAATGACTGGCCTATGTATGATTTCCCACAAATCGCTAGCTTTGATTTGTTAGATAAAGCCTACCACATTGCCAATGACCTTGGCATGACTACGCACGTCGGCAATGTCTTGTCTTCTGATGTCTTCTATTCAAACTACTTTGAAAAGAACTTAGAGCTTGGTAAGTGGGGTGTGAAAGCTGTAGAAATGGAAGCAGCAGCTCTCTACTATCTTGCCGCTCAACACCATGTTGATGCCCTTGCCATCATGACCATTTCTGATAGCTTGGTCAATCCAGAAGAAGATACGACAGCTGAAGAACGTCAAAACACTTTCACAGATATGATGAAAGTTGGTCTTGAAACCTTGATTGCAGACTAATGACAGAATATCTTCATGATGAGTGGCTTTACGACCTTCAGACCTACCAGTATGGTCGGGCCCTCCGCTCTGCTAAGAAGCAGAAGGAAGTTCCGGAGCTGGTCTTGACCTTATTGGACTTAATGGCCGAGCGTCGAGAGCTCAATATTCAACCAATCATGAACCTAAAGTTGAGAACCGAGTTGCTAGAAGCGACTG
Proteins encoded:
- a CDS encoding PrsW family glutamic-type intramembrane protease — translated: MKRKSILFLFLFLLSIGLAYETQSITAGWMTGSQYGIIGISVLLLLVYAIPAVWALFHFAKKWKLSWIPVLFSLLGGGFIAGWLSSFANTYFHEMIQAVAPNSDFWNQYESAIAGPLFEEPFKLIPIFFVLYLFNVRRIKSIFLLAIASGLGFQIVEDFAYIRQDMPEGFSYAVSGILGRIMNGVVSHWVYTALFMVGLYLILQATKGRKELMLTGWFYFISGFGLHFVGNSPFGQIETELPLAIPFLTAVGLFLIYQAYLTVQSLDQGN
- the mnmE gene encoding tRNA uridine-5-carboxymethylaminomethyl(34) synthesis GTPase MnmE translates to MITREFDTIAAISTPLGEGAIGIVRLSGTDSFKIAQKIFKGKDLSNVASHTLNYGHIVDPDKDEILDEVMVGAMRSPKTFTREDIIEINTHGGIAVTNEILQLVIREGARLAEPGEFTKRAFLNGRVDLTQAEAVMDIIRAKTDKAMNIAVKQLDGSLSDLINNTRQEILNTLAQVEVNIDYPEYDDVEEATTEIIREKTTEFEALLTNLLKTARRGKILREGISTAIIGRPNVGKSSLLNNLLREEKAIVTDIEGTTRDVIEEYVNINGVPLKLVDTAGIRETEDIVERIGVERSRKALKEADLVLLVLNASEPLTDQDRQLLEISQDSNRIILLNKVDLPEKIEIDQLPEDYIKISVLKNQNIDQIEDRINALFFENAGLVEQDATYLSNARHISLIEKAVESLQAVNEGLAMGMPVDLLQVDLTRTWEILGEITGDAAPDELITQLFSQFCLGK
- the rpiA gene encoding ribose-5-phosphate isomerase RpiA → MVNLKEQVGIKAAEFVKDGMIVGLGTGSTAYYFVAELGRRIKEEGLKITAVTTSSVTYEQAEGLGIPLKAIDDVEVVDLTVDGADEVDLALNGIKGGGGALLMEKIVATNSKDCIWIVDESKQVETLGAFKLPVEVVQYGAENLFRHFEKKGYSPAYREKDGQRFVTDQGNYIIDLDLKVIQDAEALANELDHTVGVVEHGLFLNMISKVIVGTPEGPVIIEKWVSLERGRV
- a CDS encoding phosphopentomutase, which encodes MSKFNRIHLVVLDSVGIGAAPDANNFVNAGVPDGASDTLGHISKAVGLNVPNMAKLGLGNIPREQALKTVPAESNPTGYATKLEEVSLGKDTMTGHWEIMGLNITEPFDTFWNGFPEEILTKIEEFSGRKVIREANKPYSGTAVIDDFGPRQMETGELIIYTSADPVLQIAAHEDIIPLDELYRICEYARSITLERPALLGRIIARPYVGEPGNFTRTANRRDLAVSPFAPTVLDKLNEAGIDTYAVGKINDIFNGAGINHDMGHNKSNSHGIDNLIKAMKSEDFKHGFSFTNLVDFDALYGHRRDPHGYRDCLHEFDERLPEIIAAMKEDDLLMITADHGNDPTYAGTDHTREYIPFLAYSPSFKGSGLIPVGHFADISATVADNFGVEKAMIGESFLDKLV
- a CDS encoding DUF1697 domain-containing protein; amino-acid sequence: MMRFALLVRGINVGGKNKVVMAQLRQELTELGLEQVETYINSGNIFFTTGLSRSQLLECLSTFFETHYPFIERFSLLSRKDYEAECANLPQWWTEEMARKDVLFYTEGLDRESLEEKLLALKLGDEVLHFGKLAVFWGKFSEASYAKTAYHKHLMKMPFYREITIRNANTFDKIGRLLKK
- a CDS encoding purine-nucleoside phosphorylase, with the protein product MTFLDKINETAAFLKGKGVEAPEFGLILGSGLGELAEEIENAVVVDYSDIPNWGQSTVVGHAGKLVYGDLAGRKVLALQGRFHFYEGNPLEVVTFPVRVMKVLGCEGVLVTNAAGGIGFGPGTLMAITDHINMTGQNPLIGENLDDFGPRFPDMSKAYTPAYREIAHKVADKLGIKLDDGVYIGVTGPTYETPAEIRAYKTLGADAVGMSTVPEVIIAAHSGLKVLGISCITNFAAGFQEELNHEEVVEVTERVKGDFKGLLKAILAEL
- the deoD gene encoding purine-nucleoside phosphorylase — translated: MSIHIAAKQGEIADKILLPGDPLRAKFIAENFLEDAVCFNEVRNMFGYTGTYKGHRVSVMGTGMGMPSISIYARELIVDYGVKKLIRVGTAGSLNGDVHVRELVLAQAAATNSNIIRNDWPMYDFPQIASFDLLDKAYHIANDLGMTTHVGNVLSSDVFYSNYFEKNLELGKWGVKAVEMEAAALYYLAAQHHVDALAIMTISDSLVNPEEDTTAEERQNTFTDMMKVGLETLIAD